One Paenibacillus sp. SYP-B4298 genomic window, ATATGAATCGTAATCTTCGTTCCTTCTTGAATAGCTGATTCAATATCCAATCTTCCCTCGAGCAGATCCACCCTCTCCCGCATGCCGATCAGGCCGAAGCTGGAATTTTCCGCAGATTTGGTTTCCATTTGGCGGACATGAAATCCTACTCCATTGTCCTGAACGACAATCTTGACCATCTGAGCCTGATACGTCATCTCCAGCGATACGATCGAAGCATTGGCGTGCTTCAACGCATTCGTATACGCCTCCTGTACGAGCCGATAGATGCCAGCCTCCATCGCGGATGGCAATCTGATCTCGCGGCCGATCAACTCGAAATTTGTGCGAATCTTCGTCTTTTCCTCAAAGTCTTGAACATATTTGCGCAAGGTCGGCACCAAGCCGAGATCATCGAGCGCCATCGGCCTGAGGTTGAATATTATTTTGCGAATCTCCTCCAGTCCGGTTCTCACCTGATCCTTCAGATCGCTCAGTTCCTCCTTGACCAATCCCAGCTCCTGCTTATGCAGCATCCTCTCGGCGATTTCAGTACGGATCACCAGATTGGCCAGTGACTGGGCGGGACCGTCGTGAATCTCCCTGGCGATTCGCTTGCGCTCTTCCTCCTGCGCCAATATAATCTTCAATCCTATCAGTTGGCGGTTTTTGGCTGACTCCAGTATTCTCGTAATTTGAGTCAGGTCGCCTGAGAGATATTCCAGCACAACATTCACCTGTGAGCTGATCGTCTCCGCGCGCTCAATCGACAGCTCGACATTCTTCGTGCGCAGTTGGAGCTCGTCCCGCCGCGCCTTCAGATAGGTCTCCTTCTCGCGGAATACCATCAGCTCCAGTTGAATCTGGGTTGCCTTCTCATACGCCGCTTTAATATCTTCTTCCTTATATCGAACGAAGTCCCGGCTTACCTCAGTAAGCCGGATACGTGCGCGGCGGTAGTCCAGCTCCAGACGATCCACCTTATCGATCGTCTCTGCTGTTTCCTTGAAGACCTGTTCCAGTTCCTTCGTCAACAGCATCAGTTCTTCGCGGGCGGCTTCACAAATTTCAAAAATCTGATATTTGCTGTCTTCCATGACCTGAATCGCATTTTTGATCACGCGATCAACATCGTTAGTCCTGAACTCCATCGGTGAACCCGCCCACTTTCTTATTAAACATAACTACGACTATCATACCATAATTGGTGTGATAAATTTTATTGAATCGTAACTTTTTGGGCACTATTGTCCCAATTGACCTTTAATCCGAGCTGTTCTGACACCAATCGCACTGGCACCATCGTTCGGCCATTACGATCAATAGGACTTACTTCCGTCTTGATCCGCTTCCCATTGAGCACTACGTCCTTGCGACCAATCCATAGCTCCAGCATCTTGTTGCCACGGAGGAAGGTCACACGCTTGCTGCTATTGTCCCAGGCCACTTGGCCGCCGACAGCGTCCGACACGAAGCGCAACGGGACGTAGGTCGTGTTCTTGATAATTACAGGCGCTGCATCCAGTGATGTCGATTGACCGCTTACCGTTGCCGTTTTCTTGCCAACGAACAGCTCGATCGTCGAAGCGGCCGGCGTCGTGATCGTACTGGCATACTTGAACTGAATATCATCGATCGCCACCTGCCCTGTCAGCGAACGGTTCTCCTGACCGGATTCAGGATTGGCGATATAAATCTTCTTCACCGTAATCGGATAAGCCATGGTCAAGCCGTTAAAATCAACCTCGATGTCCTTCCAGCCTGTCCAGGTGATAGGTCTTACCAGATCAATATAGTGCGTCTTGCCGTCAGCATCGGTCACCTCTGCGCGCAGCCAGTTGCTGCTGCCGTCGCCATAGACCGCTGCCTTCAAGCCAACAGGCTTGCCCTCCACGGCCTTGCCGCCCGTTCCTAGCAGTGCATAGGCCCAACGTCCGCCTGTTCCATCTGTGAAATCATAGGTGATCTGCAATGCCGAGCCGGTTCGCTCAGCAAAGCCATTGACGATGGAAGCATTGCCTGCCGTCTGCTCCGGCACACCCTGGAAGTTCACCTTGTAGTTTACATTCTCGAAGCTTTCCCACACCTTAGTGTTAACGGACGGTGTGGTTGAGAAGGCTGCCATCGTCGCGAAGCCATCATACCTCGCAATGGCATATGCGTTAGCTACACTCGTGTTGACCGACTGGATGTCCAGCTTGCCGTCCTTAACGCTGCCCTGCATGCCTTGCAATTCCCACTTTATCGACTCGGCAGGAACCGACAGCTCTCTTCCATCGGTCAGCTTCACCTTCACTGGCAGACTGATCTGCGTACCCGCCGACAATGCTGTGCTGCTCGGTGTGACCGTCATCGTATCAATCTGACTGCCTGCAATGACCTCCACGTCCATCTTCGCTGTCGCCTTATCCGATTTGACCGTTACCTGAGTCGTGCCCGCTTTCTTAGCCGTCAGCGTGCTGCCCGAGAACGAGCCGAAGGCGGAAGGGACACTCCACGCGGCCGTAACATTATCCTGCTTAATCGGGTTATAGTAGGTATCATAGCCCTTAATTGTGTAGTCCGCCTTGGCGCCGATAAAGATCGTTGAAGGTCCACTTGCCCTCACGTCCTTCACCTGTCCCTGAGGCGCTGTTGTGAAGATGCCCAGACCATTGGCAACCGCCCGCTGCACCGTGCCTGTTCCATTCGATGTCGAATGCGCAAGTCCAGCAGCGAAATCACCGAGCGGACGAGCCGCCATCGTCGTCGAGCCGCCGCCATCCAGGTTCAGCCCCTGCCATACGCCCAGCATCACCATCATATTTTGCAATTCCTTGAGCGTCATGCCAGAGCTAGCTCCCTGTCGCTCTACGGTAATCAGATAGACCTTCTTATTATCCTTGGAATATCCAATAGCAGTACGCGCCACCGCGCTATTGCCGCTGACCCCTGTTACATCCCGTGTGAACGCCGACGCCTTGCCGTCCGTCACCAGCAGTGTGTGTCCGCCCACCATCATCTGATAGGAGGCGGGGTCCTTCTTCGCGCCGCTTACGAGCGACACCAGATTATAGGTCGATGACACGGTCTGTCCGACGGTCAGATTTTCTTGGATGAACTTGGCCGCGTCGCCATGCCCACGCAGTATGTAGCCGTCCTCTGGAGCAGACATAGGCAGCGTTCCGTTTTCTTGAATCTGCATCACGACATTATTTTTTACCAGCACCTCTGTAGGCGTGGTCCCGCTGTTTTTAGGACGCTCGGACTGGGCCCAGGCACTCGTATACATGTAGAGCTGATTCGTGTGACTGCGCTGTGTTCCGTCTGCCGTGTCCATCGTATAGGAAGTCTGGTTCACTCCTGCCAGCGGGAAGCTCGCGCCAGAGCCGGATGTCACACTGCCCTCGAACGAGTAACGATCAATTGTCGGCACCCGGTTTTTGTCCAGCGCAAAGGCATACATCCCGTTAATGGTAGAAGGAGAGGTCATGAGCGCGCCAGATGTAATCTGTGGCCCCATGCCTACGCCCTCGGCTGACATAATGAAAAAGTCTGCGTTAATGCCAGCGACTGCCCCGTTCTCTGCAACCATGTTCGTGACGGTATTTTTGCTTGCTACGGTGCCGTTCTTGCCGCTCATTACGTCCAGATTCACATACCGGTTTGACAGATCGACCTCGATAACATGTACATTCGCCTGCACCGCACGGTTGCTGCGCGTCGATGACCATACGTACTTGAGCCTCTTCGCACCGGAAGTAATCATAACCTCCTCCTGCAGCTTCAACGACGGCGACTGGGCTGTCGCAGCGGCTGCAATCACCCTTTCTCCCGTCAGCGATACTGGCAACAGCGGCTGCAGCAGCAGTGCCCCGCTTAGGGTAACGACCAGTATGCGCTTGCTCACTGTAAGAGCTGTTCTATTCATCTGTACCCGCTTGACTTTAATAGCCTGTCTGTTCGCATGACCATGCCTATGATGTCTATTTAATGGTTTCCGCATGTCTCCTACAACTCTCCCATTCTAGAAATCTATTAGTTATAGACATGAAAACACGGCAAAAAGTTCCGCAATATGAGAAGACTCTAATACAATTATCAAAAAAAGAGACTCCGATCCCTATTCGCGACCAGGAAGTCTCTTGGAATTCAGCAAGGAAAATGTATGATCCGGGGCAGTCTCCACCCGCACTGCCCCTCTTCCGCACTACACATCCATAAATCCTATATAACCTAGCAGACGTTTGATCATAATTGCCGCTTGCGCGCGTGTTGCGTTGCCTTTAGGGCCCATCGTTGTCTTGGTCAGGCCGGTGATGATGCCAGCATCCACTGATTTGGCCAGTGCATCCTGCGCCCAATTCGCAATGCTCGCCCGATCCCGATAAGGCGTAAAGTACGAAGCTGCACTGCCCTTCAGCTCGACCTGCACACCAGCGACTGCTGCAGCACGGATTATCATAGCCGCCATTTCTTCACGTGTCACATAGTTATTCGGCTTGAACGTGCCGTCCGTGTGCCCTTTGACGATGCCAGCCTTGGATGCTGCTCCGATGTAAGCCGCCATCGCAGAGGAGGTACTGACATCCTTGAACTTGGCGCCCTCTGCCTTATCTCCAGACAATCCCAACCCTCTTACAATAAACATCGCGAACTCCGCGCGAGTAACTGGCTTCTCAGGCTCATACTTTGTCGCAGAGGCGCCCGAGGTAATATTTTTGGCGGTCATCATATTAATATCGCTGCCCGCCCAGTGCTTGCCCGTATCGGTGAAGCTTGAGGTACCGCTAATGACGGCATACGCTCCGCTAGCCGAAGGGCGCATAAAGGTGATGGTAGAGGAGCTGTTTACCGTCGTAATCCGGGTTGGCACGAAGGATAGTCCGCCTGTCTCGTTGTCCAGCCACACGACCGCGGTCTTCTTCGGATCGAAGGAAACATTAGACTTAATGGACATCGTCACATACTCAGACAACCCATAAATGACCTGCTCTGAGCTGCCAGCGCTCACCGAGAGCTGGAAGTATGCCGGACTGGTCATCAACTGGCTCGTCGAGCGATTGATCGCCGTCATCAAGCTGCTGGAGGCCGTAATTGTTGCTGCCGTATCCAGCCGGATAATGAGCTGCGCACTGGTGGTCGAAGTGCCTGCCAGGGTCGCCAGCTCCGTATAGCTCAGGCTGCCCAGATTCAGCTCATACGTCAATTCCTTATAGCTTACGACAAAGGATGCATTGGAAATCTGCTTGTGAATGCTCTCCAACTGCCCTAGTGGAATCGACACGATGGCCGCTTGCTCCGTTGAGGGAACAACGAACTTCACCCGCGGCGTTACGCCTGATTTTTTGAGTATATACTCATAAGCGGACTGGAGCTGGGTGGCGGAAATTGTGTAACGGCTGGCCGTCCGATTCCCCAGTGTCATATCCAGACTTGTAGATGCCAACGTTTCCTTCATAATAATGCCGCTCGTATTCTCCCAATCCAACCCCGTGGGGAGAGTAACGGTTGTTCCTGTATTGCTGGTATTGCTGTTCGAGTTGTTATTGCTGCTTGTGGCACTATAATCCGTGAAGGTGCCAATCGTAATGCCGGTTGTGGTTCTCAGCGTGCCAGATGTGCCTGTATAGCTGACCAGCACCGTGTCCCCGGTGTTGATCGTTCGGACGACCTGAAGCAGCACATTGGAGCCTGACAGCGAGACGCTGGACACGGTACTGACGATGCCATTGATTTTGACATAGAATTGTGAAGCCGCCGGCACGTAGCTGCTATTCAGCGTCTGAGTAAAATTCAGGGTGACTACCTGCCCCTGTATGGACATTCCCCTCAGCAGACCTGTTCCTGTTGTGTGCGTTGCTATCTGATTTGTGAAGGACGGCGCCTGATTTCCATTCAGGTCGGTTATGGATGGATAGCCGATCACATAGCTCACCTGAACGGTCTGGTTCGTCGATACCGCTGAGGAGAGTGTCAGAATGACCTGGGTGCCGCTTATCTCCACGCCCGTTACCGTGCGAGCGGTTTGGTTAACCAGGACAGCGAACTGCCCCGCTGTCGGCAGTGAGTTCGTATTGATCCCTTCATTGTAGGTCAGGGTCAGCTTGTTGCTGTATACCTCGACCGTTTGCAGTTCCGGCGCTTGCTTGTCAAATGGGTTTTTCACATAAAAGTTACTGAAGGACTGCACTGAATTGCTATAGTAATCTCTGAGAGGATACGCGCCAGGCGTATAGTTCACATAGACAGGCGCATTATCCGAGACGATGGAATCCAGCGTAATCGTAGCAGCTAATCCTCCGGCCGTTACACTTTTAATGGTGCGCAGGCTTCCGCCCACATACACCTGAAACTGATTATACGCCTCTCTTACAGTTGTCATCGCACTCAAGGATTCAGAGAAGTAGACCATAACCGTATCATGGCTAACCAGTCCGCTTGTCGGCTTGGGCAGTGTCGTATCCGCTGAGTTGACCACCGTGTAGCTGCTAATGTTGGCTGCCTGATTTCCTGACAGATCCTGCAGAGGCGTTGAGCCCTTGGAGTAGGATAGCTTGACCGTCTGACCGTAGATGACTCCACTAGAAAGGGTTAAAACCACTGTCTTATCATTAATTGATATATTCGAGATGCTTCTCTCTACATCATTCACCGTAACAAAAAAGTTCGAAGTGGATGGGACATACGCTGCATTCATCGCTTTGGAATAGGTGAGCACTACCTTGGTGCCGCCCGTCATCTCTGCCTTGGACAGCGTAGGCACAGTCGTATCCGTAC contains:
- a CDS encoding sensor histidine kinase → MEFRTNDVDRVIKNAIQVMEDSKYQIFEICEAAREELMLLTKELEQVFKETAETIDKVDRLELDYRRARIRLTEVSRDFVRYKEEDIKAAYEKATQIQLELMVFREKETYLKARRDELQLRTKNVELSIERAETISSQVNVVLEYLSGDLTQITRILESAKNRQLIGLKIILAQEEERKRIAREIHDGPAQSLANLVIRTEIAERMLHKQELGLVKEELSDLKDQVRTGLEEIRKIIFNLRPMALDDLGLVPTLRKYVQDFEEKTKIRTNFELIGREIRLPSAMEAGIYRLVQEAYTNALKHANASIVSLEMTYQAQMVKIVVQDNGVGFHVRQMETKSAENSSFGLIGMRERVDLLEGRLDIESAIQEGTKITIHIPINAEIRRE
- a CDS encoding stalk domain-containing protein — translated: MNRTALTVSKRILVVTLSGALLLQPLLPVSLTGERVIAAAATAQSPSLKLQEEVMITSGAKRLKYVWSSTRSNRAVQANVHVIEVDLSNRYVNLDVMSGKNGTVASKNTVTNMVAENGAVAGINADFFIMSAEGVGMGPQITSGALMTSPSTINGMYAFALDKNRVPTIDRYSFEGSVTSGSGASFPLAGVNQTSYTMDTADGTQRSHTNQLYMYTSAWAQSERPKNSGTTPTEVLVKNNVVMQIQENGTLPMSAPEDGYILRGHGDAAKFIQENLTVGQTVSSTYNLVSLVSGAKKDPASYQMMVGGHTLLVTDGKASAFTRDVTGVSGNSAVARTAIGYSKDNKKVYLITVERQGASSGMTLKELQNMMVMLGVWQGLNLDGGGSTTMAARPLGDFAAGLAHSTSNGTGTVQRAVANGLGIFTTAPQGQVKDVRASGPSTIFIGAKADYTIKGYDTYYNPIKQDNVTAAWSVPSAFGSFSGSTLTAKKAGTTQVTVKSDKATAKMDVEVIAGSQIDTMTVTPSSTALSAGTQISLPVKVKLTDGRELSVPAESIKWELQGMQGSVKDGKLDIQSVNTSVANAYAIARYDGFATMAAFSTTPSVNTKVWESFENVNYKVNFQGVPEQTAGNASIVNGFAERTGSALQITYDFTDGTGGRWAYALLGTGGKAVEGKPVGLKAAVYGDGSSNWLRAEVTDADGKTHYIDLVRPITWTGWKDIEVDFNGLTMAYPITVKKIYIANPESGQENRSLTGQVAIDDIQFKYASTITTPAASTIELFVGKKTATVSGQSTSLDAAPVIIKNTTYVPLRFVSDAVGGQVAWDNSSKRVTFLRGNKMLELWIGRKDVVLNGKRIKTEVSPIDRNGRTMVPVRLVSEQLGLKVNWDNSAQKVTIQ
- a CDS encoding Ig-like domain-containing protein, translating into MIRKLRGVSIVLAAVLILELLFNVLPVVPSQVEAAASGPVLLGTYPADDAVNVPVNTNLTMTFDENVTKGTGSASLSIRRVTDNQVIRTVAVTSSEVMISGNVVTISLPTGTLESGISYYVLVDAGAFQNSNGMNFAGIVSATAWNFSVVSLDTTTPMVTAVFPSAGSTASIDTTLSLEFNKSVFASSGNISIKNMATGDTQVIGVTTSAVQGSGSGNIRITPTSQLAAGVRYTVSIDSNAFTDSFGKGMSAYSWSFTTSAPPMNMPSLTPANRATGVSVTNMLVMNFDSSMSKGSGNIEIRKVSDNSVFRTISVNSTSVQVSGSTVMIDHPVFEANTGYYVVIDSGAFVSATSSTRFQGISDALVWSFTTVDTKNPTVTTFSPLRGGTATALDSKLVMTFDKAVYPKTGHVLIRTVSNDAVFASVSVTSNQITGGGTNTITIDPGRQFVDSTSYYVQIGNQAFEDSSGNAYAGISDKTGWTFRVNRDTSAPYVVTYSPLNNATNVTTRPTLTLTFNKPIQRSDGVISIKRSGTSNSYATNATVDSTDNRKLNITPTSTLVNGVSYYVDIPSGAVVDLAGNKFAGIQNEFQWTFRTGTDTTVPTLSKAEMTGGTKVVLTYSKAMNAAYVPSTSNFFVTVNDVERSISNISINDKTVVLTLSSGVIYGQTVKLSYSKGSTPLQDLSGNQAANISSYTVVNSADTTLPKPTSGLVSHDTVMVYFSESLSAMTTVREAYNQFQVYVGGSLRTIKSVTAGGLAATITLDSIVSDNAPVYVNYTPGAYPLRDYYSNSVQSFSNFYVKNPFDKQAPELQTVEVYSNKLTLTYNEGINTNSLPTAGQFAVLVNQTARTVTGVEISGTQVILTLSSAVSTNQTVQVSYVIGYPSITDLNGNQAPSFTNQIATHTTGTGLLRGMSIQGQVVTLNFTQTLNSSYVPAASQFYVKINGIVSTVSSVSLSGSNVLLQVVRTINTGDTVLVSYTGTSGTLRTTTGITIGTFTDYSATSSNNNSNSNTSNTGTTVTLPTGLDWENTSGIIMKETLASTSLDMTLGNRTASRYTISATQLQSAYEYILKKSGVTPRVKFVVPSTEQAAIVSIPLGQLESIHKQISNASFVVSYKELTYELNLGSLSYTELATLAGTSTTSAQLIIRLDTAATITASSSLMTAINRSTSQLMTSPAYFQLSVSAGSSEQVIYGLSEYVTMSIKSNVSFDPKKTAVVWLDNETGGLSFVPTRITTVNSSSTITFMRPSASGAYAVISGTSSFTDTGKHWAGSDINMMTAKNITSGASATKYEPEKPVTRAEFAMFIVRGLGLSGDKAEGAKFKDVSTSSAMAAYIGAASKAGIVKGHTDGTFKPNNYVTREEMAAMIIRAAAVAGVQVELKGSAASYFTPYRDRASIANWAQDALAKSVDAGIITGLTKTTMGPKGNATRAQAAIMIKRLLGYIGFMDV